In Papaver somniferum cultivar HN1 chromosome 1, ASM357369v1, whole genome shotgun sequence, a genomic segment contains:
- the LOC113293814 gene encoding cytochrome P450 90B1-like, whose product MSEVELLHLLFSSTTTTILSLLLIIIMWYHHLFKRKDKVLKLPPGNMGLPFIGETIPYLRPYSAITVGEYMEKQISRYGKIYKSNLFGEPTIVSADAELNRFILQNEGRLFECSYPRSIGGILGKWSMLVLVGDMHRDMRMISLNFMSNTRLKTHLLKEVEMHTLLVLGSWKDNSVFSAQDEAKKFTFNLMARHIMSMDPGKPETEKLKSEYITFMKGVVSAPLNFPGTAYRRALKSRSCILKVIEQKMEERIEKMNDNRTLMGEKVVIKEEDDLLGWVLKHSNLSTEQILDLILSLLFAGHETSSVSIALAIYFLQGCSKAVEELREEHLRIVGAKKQLGGEVGLVWEDYKQMEFTQCVISETLRLGNVVRFVHRKALKDVHYKGYDIPCGWKVLPVFAAVHLDPLIYDDPQLFNPWRWQNRSNNKGSASLLSTSTTVTNNFMPFGGGPRLCAGSELAKMEMAVFIHHLVLNYNWELDKPDHPFAFPFVEFPNGLPIKVHKYHHHHNTLTMHRQQS is encoded by the exons ATGTCTGAAGTAGAGCTACTTCATCTCTTATTCTCCTCAACTACAACCACAATATTATCTCTACTACTAATTATCATTATGTGGTATCATCATCTctttaaaagaaaagataaagtaCTTAAACTTCCACCAGGAAACATGGGTTTGCCTTTTATAGGCGAAACAATCCCTTACTTGAGACCTTATTCTGCTATTACTGTTGGTGAATATATggaaaaacaaatatcaag GTATGGAAAGATTTACAAGTCGAATTTATTCGGTGAACCGACAATTGTTTCTGCTGATGCTGAATTGAACCGGTTTATATTACAAAACGAAGGTCGATTATTCGAATGTAGTTATCCCAGAAGTATTGGAGGAATTCTTGGAAAATGGTCTATGTTAGTGTTAGTTGGAGACATGCACAGAGATATGAGAATGATTTCTCTTAACTTCATGAGTAATACAAGACTTAAAACCCATCTTTTAAAAGAAGTTGAAATGCATACTTTACTTGTTTTAGGATCTTGGAAAGATAATTCAGTCTTCTCTGCTCAAGATGAAGCTAAAAAG tttacatTCAATTTAATGGCAAGACATATTATGAGTATGGATCCAGGAAAGCCTGAAACAGAGAAGTTGAAGAGTGAATACATTACTTTCATGAAAGGAGTTGTATCAGCACCATTGAACTTCCCAGGCACAGCATACAGAAGGGCATTAAAG TCACGATCATGCATTTTGAAAGTAATAGAGCAGAAAATGGAGGAAAGAATCGAGAAAATGAACGATAACCGAACGTTAATGGGCGAGAAAGTAGTGATTAAAGAGGAAGATGATCTTCTTGGATGGGTATTAAAGCACTCAAATTTATCAACAGAACAGATTCTTGATTTGATATTAAGTTTGCTGTTTGCCGGCCATGAAACTTCTTCAGTGTCTATAGCTTTAGCCATCTATTTCTTACAAGGATGTTCTAAAGCAGTTGAAGAATTAAGG GAAGAGCACCTTAGAATTGTGGGAGCTAAAAAGCAACTGGGAGGAGAAGTTGGATTGGTTTGGGAAGATTATAAGCAAATGGAATTTACCCAATGC GTTATAAGCGAAACTCTTCGGCTGGGAAATGTAGTCAGATTTGTACACAGGAAGGCCCTAAAAGATGTCCATTATAaag GATATGACATCCCTTGCGGGTGGAAAGTTCTTCCGGTCTTCGCTGCCGTGCATTTGGACCCTCTAATCTATGATGATCCCCAGCTCTTTAACCCTTGGAGATGGCAG AATAGAAGTAACAACAAGGGGTCTGCATCGCTTCTAAGCACGTCCACAACAGTAACAAATAACTTCATGCCATTTGGAGGAGGACCAAGATTATGTGCGGGATCAGAATTAGCCAAGATGGAGATGGCCGTTTTCATACACCACCTGGTCCTGAATTACAATTGGGAACTAGATAAACCAGATCATCCCTTTGCCTTCCCATTCGTCGAATTCCCTAATGGTCTACCCATTAaggtccacaaatatcaccaccaccacaataCCCTCACAATGCACAGACAACAATCATAA